The following are from one region of the Streptomyces tuirus genome:
- a CDS encoding fumarate reductase/succinate dehydrogenase flavoprotein subunit: protein MSVVDRQEWDVVVVGAGGAGLRAAIEARERGARTAVICKSLFGKAHTVMAEGGIAAAMANANENDSWQVHFRDTMRGGKFLNQWRMAELHAQEAPQRVWELETWGALFDRTEDGRISQRNFGGHEYPRLAHVGDRTGLELIRTLQQKIVALQQEDFKETGDYESRLKVFQECTVTRVLKTVSGGGSAAGGRVSGVFGYERESGRFFVLEAPAVVIATGGIGKSFKVTSNSWEYTGDGHALALLAGAPLLNMEFVQFHPTGMVWPPSVKGILVTESVRGDGGVLRNSDGKRFMFDYIPDVFKDKYAETEEEGDRWYDDPDHNRRPPELLPRDEVARAINAEVKEGRGSPHGGVFLDVSTRMPAEVIKRRLPSMYHQFKELADVDITAEAMEVGPTCHYVMGGIAVESDTAAARGVPGLYAAGEVAGGMHGSNRLGGNSLSDLLVFGRRAGWHAAEYAAGAAGARPVVDDVQVDAAAAEALRPFSAEAEIEEPRGGPPENPYTLHQELQQTMNDLVGIIRREPEMEQALEKLAELRLRARRAGVEGHRQFNPGWHLALDLRNMLLVSECVARAALERTESRGGHTREDHPAMDRGWRRINLLCALTDPTGGLAATDPVRGQITLTRETTEPVRDDLLALFDKEELVKYLAEEELHE from the coding sequence ATGTCCGTGGTCGACCGGCAGGAGTGGGACGTCGTCGTGGTGGGCGCGGGCGGCGCGGGCCTGCGCGCCGCCATCGAGGCCCGTGAGCGGGGCGCCCGTACGGCCGTGATCTGCAAGTCGCTGTTCGGCAAGGCGCACACCGTGATGGCCGAGGGCGGCATCGCCGCGGCGATGGCCAACGCCAACGAGAACGACTCCTGGCAGGTGCACTTCCGCGACACCATGCGCGGCGGCAAGTTCCTCAACCAGTGGCGGATGGCCGAACTGCACGCCCAGGAGGCACCGCAGCGGGTGTGGGAGCTGGAGACCTGGGGGGCGCTGTTCGACCGTACCGAGGACGGCCGGATCTCCCAGCGCAACTTCGGCGGCCACGAGTACCCGCGCCTCGCCCACGTCGGCGACCGCACGGGCCTCGAGCTGATCCGCACGCTCCAGCAGAAGATCGTCGCACTGCAGCAGGAGGACTTCAAGGAGACCGGCGACTACGAGTCCCGGCTGAAGGTCTTCCAGGAGTGCACGGTCACGCGCGTGCTGAAGACGGTGTCCGGCGGCGGCTCCGCCGCGGGCGGCCGGGTCTCCGGGGTGTTCGGCTACGAGCGCGAGTCGGGCCGCTTCTTCGTGCTGGAGGCACCCGCCGTGGTGATCGCCACCGGCGGCATCGGCAAGTCCTTCAAGGTGACGTCGAACTCGTGGGAGTACACGGGCGACGGCCACGCGCTGGCCCTGCTCGCCGGTGCTCCCCTGCTGAACATGGAGTTCGTGCAGTTCCACCCGACCGGCATGGTCTGGCCGCCGTCGGTGAAGGGCATCCTCGTCACCGAGTCGGTGCGCGGCGACGGCGGTGTGCTGCGCAACTCCGACGGCAAGCGGTTCATGTTCGACTACATCCCCGACGTCTTCAAGGACAAGTACGCCGAGACGGAGGAGGAGGGCGACCGCTGGTACGACGACCCGGACCACAACCGCCGCCCGCCCGAGCTGCTCCCCCGCGACGAGGTCGCGCGGGCGATCAACGCCGAGGTGAAGGAGGGGCGCGGCTCCCCGCACGGGGGCGTGTTCCTCGACGTGTCGACCCGGATGCCCGCCGAGGTCATCAAGCGCCGGCTGCCGTCGATGTACCACCAGTTCAAGGAGCTGGCGGACGTCGACATCACGGCCGAGGCGATGGAGGTCGGGCCCACCTGCCACTACGTGATGGGCGGGATCGCGGTCGAGTCCGACACGGCGGCGGCGCGCGGGGTGCCCGGTCTCTACGCGGCCGGTGAGGTGGCCGGCGGCATGCACGGCTCCAACCGGCTCGGCGGCAACTCCCTGTCCGACCTGCTGGTGTTCGGGCGCCGGGCCGGCTGGCACGCGGCCGAGTACGCGGCGGGGGCGGCCGGGGCGCGGCCCGTGGTGGACGACGTCCAGGTCGACGCCGCGGCAGCGGAGGCACTGCGGCCCTTCTCGGCCGAGGCGGAGATCGAGGAGCCGAGGGGCGGCCCGCCGGAGAACCCGTACACCCTGCACCAGGAACTCCAGCAGACGATGAACGACCTGGTCGGCATCATCCGCCGGGAGCCGGAGATGGAGCAGGCCCTGGAGAAGCTGGCCGAGCTGCGGCTCCGGGCGCGCCGGGCCGGGGTCGAGGGGCACCGTCAGTTCAACCCGGGCTGGCACCTCGCTCTGGACCTCAGGAACATGCTGCTGGTCAGCGAGTGTGTGGCGCGCGCGGCGCTGGAGCGCACCGAGTCGCGCGGCGGGCACACGCGTGAGGACCATCCGGCGATGGACCGCGGGTGGCGCCGGATCAATCTGCTGTGCGCGCTCACCGATCCCACGGGCGGCCTGGCGGCGACGGACCCGGTCCGCGGCCAGATCACCCTCACCCGTGAGACCACCGAACCCGTCCGTGACGACCTGCTCGCCCTGTTCGACAAGGAGGAGCTGGTCAAGTACCTCGCCGAAGAGGAGCTCCACGAATGA
- a CDS encoding ABC transporter family substrate-binding protein, which produces MSQHGVGPRAVTRSVAFLTAGVLAVPALAGCGSEDPSGKPLAGQDIQPAPRDRITDGGTLRWAVDSVPDTLNTFQSDADATTTRVAQAVLPSMFRMDASGRPERNADYLESAKVVDTEPKQVVLYKLNQQAVWSDGREIGAADFAAQWRALSGKDTAYWTARNAGYDRIQKIERGDSALEVRVTFSRPYADWRSLFSPLYPKDVMGTPDSFNDGARKKLKVSAGPFTVKKTDREDGEITLARNPRWWGEPAKLSEIVLRTVPRDKRASELAAGTLDLAEIGPAAARRITVAARPQASGSPLMGPGADRSAADALESWAVANGSDEDAADEETVARKKLRKAAVRYARQQQALGGFEVRKSLEPAYTQLALNGAEGPLTDERVRRAVARALDRKELARVVLKPLGLPAVPVGSHLALSGQAAYADNSGALGDQDTKEAQALLADAGWVRGGPVKEEKKKEKAAGPEGGKADDTGEDGKAHDPGEDGKAHDPGEDGKAHDPAGHLAQDGKQYKAPHQGGAPGAYAPGGTAAPANQEAAPLAKNGKPLTLRFVLPSGPGSQTLRTVADRISRMLERVGIGTAISKVSDESYFKDHIASGQYDLALYSWPATAYPATDARPVYAKPVPAADGSLNVEQNYTRVGTDQVDQLFDEAVATLDEGESRSLIRKADSRIWAAAGSIPLFQRPQLLAARKNLVNAGAFGFGTPVYEDMGFLKKGAKPASGPSAKGSTAP; this is translated from the coding sequence ATGTCCCAGCACGGCGTCGGCCCGCGTGCGGTCACGCGCTCGGTCGCCTTCCTCACCGCGGGCGTGCTCGCGGTGCCCGCGCTCGCCGGATGCGGTTCCGAGGACCCGTCCGGCAAGCCGCTCGCCGGGCAGGACATCCAGCCCGCGCCCCGCGACCGGATCACCGACGGAGGCACCCTGCGCTGGGCCGTCGACTCCGTACCCGACACGCTGAACACGTTCCAGTCGGACGCCGACGCCACCACCACCCGCGTCGCCCAGGCCGTCCTGCCGTCGATGTTCCGCATGGACGCCTCCGGCCGCCCGGAGCGCAACGCCGACTACCTGGAGTCCGCCAAGGTCGTCGACACCGAGCCCAAGCAGGTCGTGCTGTACAAGCTGAACCAGCAGGCCGTCTGGAGCGACGGCCGGGAGATCGGCGCCGCCGACTTCGCCGCCCAGTGGCGCGCCCTGTCCGGCAAGGACACCGCGTACTGGACCGCCCGCAACGCCGGCTACGACCGCATCCAGAAGATCGAGCGCGGCGACAGCGCCCTGGAGGTCCGGGTCACCTTCAGCCGCCCCTACGCGGACTGGCGCTCGCTGTTCTCGCCGCTGTACCCGAAGGACGTCATGGGCACCCCGGACTCCTTCAACGACGGGGCGCGCAAGAAGCTCAAGGTCAGCGCCGGACCCTTCACGGTGAAGAAGACCGACCGCGAGGACGGGGAGATCACCCTCGCCCGGAACCCGCGCTGGTGGGGTGAGCCGGCCAAGCTCTCCGAGATCGTGCTGCGCACCGTCCCGCGTGACAAGCGGGCTTCCGAGCTGGCCGCCGGCACCCTCGACCTGGCCGAGATCGGCCCCGCCGCGGCCCGCCGCATCACCGTCGCCGCCCGCCCCCAGGCCTCCGGCAGCCCGCTGATGGGCCCCGGCGCCGACCGCTCCGCCGCGGACGCCCTGGAGTCCTGGGCCGTCGCCAACGGCTCCGACGAGGACGCCGCCGACGAGGAGACCGTCGCCCGCAAGAAGCTGCGCAAGGCCGCCGTCCGGTACGCCCGGCAGCAGCAGGCCCTCGGCGGCTTCGAGGTCCGCAAGTCCCTGGAGCCGGCCTACACCCAGCTCGCCCTGAACGGCGCCGAGGGCCCGCTCACCGACGAGCGCGTCCGCAGGGCCGTCGCCCGCGCCTTGGACCGCAAGGAACTGGCCCGGGTCGTCCTCAAGCCGCTCGGCCTGCCCGCCGTCCCGGTCGGCAGCCATCTCGCCCTGTCCGGCCAGGCCGCCTACGCCGACAACAGCGGCGCCCTCGGCGACCAGGACACCAAGGAGGCCCAGGCGCTGCTCGCGGACGCCGGGTGGGTGCGCGGCGGCCCGGTCAAGGAGGAGAAGAAGAAGGAGAAGGCCGCCGGCCCCGAGGGCGGGAAGGCCGACGACACCGGCGAGGACGGCAAGGCACACGACCCCGGCGAGGACGGCAAGGCACACGACCCCGGCGAGGACGGCAAGGCCCACGACCCCGCGGGGCACCTCGCCCAGGACGGCAAGCAGTACAAGGCCCCGCACCAGGGTGGTGCCCCCGGCGCGTACGCCCCCGGGGGCACCGCGGCGCCGGCGAACCAGGAGGCCGCCCCGCTCGCCAAGAACGGCAAGCCCCTCACACTGCGCTTCGTGCTCCCCTCCGGGCCCGGCTCTCAGACGCTGCGCACGGTCGCGGACCGCATCTCCCGGATGCTGGAGCGCGTCGGCATCGGCACCGCGATCTCCAAGGTCTCCGACGAGTCCTACTTCAAGGACCACATCGCCTCCGGCCAGTACGACCTCGCCCTGTACTCCTGGCCCGCCACGGCCTACCCCGCCACCGACGCCCGCCCCGTCTACGCCAAGCCCGTCCCGGCCGCCGACGGCTCGCTGAACGTCGAGCAGAACTACACCCGCGTCGGCACCGACCAGGTCGACCAGCTCTTCGACGAGGCCGTGGCGACGCTCGACGAGGGCGAGTCCCGCTCTCTGATCCGCAAGGCCGACTCGCGCATCTGGGCCGCGGCCGGCTCGATCCCCCTCTTCCAGCGCCCCCAGCTCCTCGCGGCCCGCAAGAACCTGGTCAACGCCGGCGCCTTCGGCTTCGGCACACCGGTCTACGAGGACATGGGCTTCCTGAAGAAGGGCGCGAAGCCCGCGTCCGGCCCGTCGGCGAAGGGCTCCACCGCTCCGTAG
- the typA gene encoding translational GTPase TypA produces the protein MATRHDIRNVAIVAHVDHGKTTIVDGMLKQAGAFAAHQLEGVDDRMMDSNDLEREKGITILAKNTAVKYHPKDGGDVITINIIDTPGHADFGGEVERGLSMVDGVVLLVDASEGPLPQTRFVLRKALQQRLPVILCINKTDRPDSRIDEVVNETYDLFLDLDADEEQIEFPIVYACGRDGIASLTKPENGTVPADSTSLEPFFSTILEHIPAPTYDEEAPLQAHVTNLDADNFLGRIALLRVEQGELRKGQTVAWMKRDGSVSNVRISELMMTEALTRKPAEMAGPGDICAVAGIPDIMIGETLADPENPVALPLITVDEPAISMVIGTNTSPLVGRGATGKGADNKAAVKDRKVTARQVKDRLDRELIGNVSLRVLDTERPDAWEVQGRGELALAILVEQMRREGFELTIGKPQVVTKEVDGKTYEPVERMTIDVPEEHMGAVTQLMGVRKGRMDNMSNHGSGWVRMEFVVPSRGLIGFRTEFLTQTRGTGIGHSIHEGFEPWFGTLQTRNNGSLVADRSGAVTAFAMTNLQERGVLFVDPGTEVYEGMIVGENSRSDDMDVNITKEKKLTNMRSSSADSFEAIVPPRKLSLEQSLEFCRDDECVEVTPEAVRIRKVNLDARERARAASRAKHG, from the coding sequence ATGGCCACGCGCCACGACATCCGCAACGTCGCTATCGTCGCCCACGTCGACCACGGCAAGACCACCATCGTCGACGGCATGCTGAAGCAGGCCGGCGCCTTCGCCGCGCACCAGCTCGAAGGCGTCGACGACCGCATGATGGACTCGAACGACCTGGAGCGTGAGAAGGGCATCACGATCCTGGCCAAGAACACGGCGGTGAAGTACCACCCGAAGGACGGGGGGGACGTCATCACCATCAACATCATCGACACCCCCGGTCACGCCGACTTCGGCGGCGAGGTCGAGCGCGGTCTGTCGATGGTCGACGGTGTCGTCCTGCTCGTGGACGCCTCCGAGGGCCCGCTTCCGCAGACCCGCTTCGTGCTGCGCAAGGCGCTCCAGCAGCGGCTGCCCGTCATCCTCTGCATCAACAAGACGGACCGCCCGGACTCCCGGATCGACGAGGTCGTCAACGAGACGTACGACCTGTTCCTCGACCTGGACGCCGACGAGGAGCAGATCGAGTTCCCGATCGTCTACGCCTGCGGCCGCGACGGCATCGCCTCGCTGACCAAGCCGGAGAACGGCACGGTCCCCGCCGACTCCACCAGCCTGGAGCCGTTCTTCTCCACGATCCTGGAGCACATCCCGGCCCCGACCTACGACGAGGAGGCCCCGCTCCAGGCCCACGTCACCAACCTGGACGCCGACAACTTCCTCGGCCGTATCGCGCTGCTCCGCGTCGAGCAGGGCGAGCTGCGCAAGGGCCAGACGGTCGCGTGGATGAAGCGCGACGGGTCCGTCAGCAACGTCCGCATCTCCGAGCTGATGATGACCGAGGCGCTCACCCGCAAGCCGGCCGAGATGGCCGGCCCCGGTGACATCTGCGCGGTCGCCGGTATCCCGGACATCATGATCGGCGAGACCCTGGCCGACCCGGAGAACCCGGTCGCGCTGCCGCTGATCACGGTCGACGAGCCCGCGATCTCCATGGTCATCGGCACCAACACCTCCCCGCTGGTCGGCCGTGGCGCCACCGGCAAGGGCGCCGACAACAAGGCGGCCGTCAAGGACCGCAAGGTCACCGCCCGCCAGGTCAAGGACCGCCTCGACCGCGAGCTGATCGGTAACGTCAGCCTCCGCGTGCTCGACACCGAGCGTCCCGACGCCTGGGAGGTGCAGGGCCGCGGTGAGCTGGCGCTGGCCATCCTGGTCGAGCAGATGCGCCGTGAGGGCTTCGAGCTGACCATCGGCAAGCCGCAGGTCGTCACCAAGGAGGTCGACGGCAAGACGTACGAGCCCGTCGAGCGCATGACGATCGACGTGCCCGAGGAGCACATGGGCGCCGTCACGCAGCTCATGGGCGTCCGCAAGGGCCGCATGGACAACATGTCGAACCACGGCTCCGGCTGGGTCCGCATGGAGTTCGTGGTGCCGTCCCGCGGTCTCATCGGCTTCCGGACCGAGTTCCTGACGCAGACCCGCGGCACCGGCATCGGGCACTCCATCCACGAGGGCTTCGAGCCCTGGTTCGGCACCCTGCAGACCCGCAACAACGGCTCCCTGGTCGCCGACCGCTCCGGTGCCGTCACCGCCTTCGCGATGACGAACCTCCAGGAGCGCGGCGTGCTCTTCGTGGACCCCGGCACCGAGGTGTACGAGGGCATGATCGTCGGCGAGAACTCGCGCTCCGACGACATGGACGTGAACATCACCAAGGAGAAGAAGCTCACGAACATGCGGTCCTCCTCGGCCGACTCGTTCGAGGCGATCGTCCCGCCGCGCAAGCTGTCCCTGGAGCAGTCCCTGGAGTTCTGCCGGGACGACGAGTGCGTCGAGGTCACCCCGGAGGCCGTGCGCATCCGCAAGGTGAACCTGGACGCCCGCGAGCGCGCTCGCGCCGCGAGCCGCGCCAAGCACGGCTGA
- a CDS encoding transposase, protein MGGLRKVAAPFVVPGPSGVAVRARLRVSETDAAVLAEVGTFLGALASRDLAVRSRQGLAHDAATWAARKRELTGDSSARWAGSVTKATHDQWALARRGQMAELAWLRGQITAIEARLARPLGAKANKHEGLVRGYGSRAEWHAKARRLHTLKARLTAVEADWAAGRVHVVRGGKQLARLRHHLGQAGLDQAAWRDRWEAARMFLAADGESGKRFGNETIRITGTGQVSIRLPAALAHLANAPHGRYVLDAAVVFRHRGEEWADRISVNRAVAYRIHQDSVRRRWYVTASWQRAAVPVLPIDAALAKGVVAVDMNDDHLAAWHLDIHGNPVGEPQRFFYDLSGNTSHRDAQIRHVLTRLLHHTRRRGAAAIAIEDLDFTDGTSREKHGRNKRFRRLISRFPTARLKARLVSMAAEQNIAIVAVDPAYTSRWGAQHWQQPLTTPHRDTTRHDAAAVAIGRRALGHPIRRRTAPPPHDQSDRAGHRTVQARPETRRREETRPRIPGPRSRVVPPGRGAKTGDQRAQHRSEHAAEHEPWQQDSLPLSL, encoded by the coding sequence GTGGGCGGGCTGCGGAAGGTGGCAGCGCCGTTTGTGGTGCCCGGCCCCTCGGGGGTGGCGGTCCGGGCCCGGTTGCGGGTCTCGGAGACGGACGCGGCCGTATTGGCCGAGGTCGGTACGTTCCTGGGCGCGCTGGCATCCCGGGATCTCGCGGTGCGCTCCCGCCAAGGGCTGGCCCATGATGCCGCCACGTGGGCTGCTCGTAAGCGGGAGCTGACCGGGGACTCGTCGGCGCGGTGGGCGGGCAGCGTCACCAAAGCCACCCATGACCAGTGGGCGTTGGCCCGGCGCGGCCAGATGGCGGAGTTGGCGTGGCTGCGTGGGCAGATCACCGCGATCGAGGCCCGGCTGGCCCGCCCGCTGGGCGCCAAGGCGAACAAACACGAAGGGCTGGTGCGCGGGTACGGCTCGCGGGCGGAGTGGCACGCCAAGGCCCGCCGCCTGCACACGCTGAAAGCCCGGCTGACGGCTGTGGAGGCGGACTGGGCGGCGGGCCGGGTGCATGTGGTGCGTGGCGGCAAGCAGCTCGCGCGCCTGCGTCACCACCTGGGCCAGGCCGGGCTGGATCAGGCGGCCTGGCGGGATCGGTGGGAGGCGGCGCGGATGTTCCTGGCCGCCGACGGGGAGTCCGGCAAACGCTTCGGCAACGAGACCATCCGCATCACCGGCACCGGGCAAGTCTCGATCAGGCTGCCGGCCGCCCTGGCCCATCTGGCCAACGCCCCGCACGGCCGCTACGTCCTGGACGCCGCCGTGGTGTTCAGGCACCGGGGCGAGGAATGGGCGGACCGGATCAGCGTGAACCGGGCGGTGGCCTACCGCATCCACCAGGACTCGGTCCGCCGCCGCTGGTATGTCACCGCCTCCTGGCAGCGCGCAGCTGTCCCGGTCCTGCCGATCGACGCGGCCCTGGCCAAGGGGGTGGTGGCAGTGGACATGAACGACGACCACCTCGCCGCCTGGCACCTCGACATCCACGGCAACCCCGTCGGCGAACCCCAGCGCTTCTTCTACGACCTGTCCGGTAATACCTCGCACCGGGACGCCCAGATCCGCCATGTGCTGACCCGGCTGCTGCACCACACCCGCCGCCGCGGGGCTGCCGCCATCGCGATCGAGGACCTCGACTTCACCGACGGCACCAGCCGGGAGAAGCACGGCCGTAACAAGCGGTTCCGGCGTCTGATCTCCCGCTTCCCCACCGCGAGGCTGAAGGCGCGGCTGGTGTCGATGGCCGCCGAGCAGAACATCGCGATCGTCGCGGTGGACCCGGCCTACACCTCCCGATGGGGTGCCCAGCACTGGCAGCAGCCCCTGACCACACCCCACCGTGACACCACTCGCCACGACGCGGCAGCCGTGGCGATCGGACGGCGCGCCCTTGGGCATCCGATCCGGCGACGGACGGCACCGCCCCCGCACGACCAGAGTGATCGTGCGGGGCATCGGACCGTCCAGGCCCGACCGGAGACCCGACGGCGCGAGGAAACCCGCCCCCGCATTCCCGGACCACGATCACGAGTCGTGCCGCCCGGACGCGGAGCGAAAACGGGTGACCAGCGTGCCCAACACCGTTCGGAGCACGCGGCTGAGCATGAGCCCTGGCAACAGGACTCACTCCCGCTCAGTCTTTAG
- a CDS encoding peptide ABC transporter substrate-binding protein, with the protein MRGAKSAKWVAGAIVVALAATACGGGGDDEGKSKGSGPAGYVSIDVGEPQKPLIPADTNESNGSYVIQSLFTQLLDFDSKGDIVYTNAESVTTDDSKTWTVKLKKGWKFHNGEEVTSKSYIDAWNWYANIKNNQQNSFWFQDIKGYDDVHPEKGDPKAETMSGLKAVDDHTFTIELKYTMPYFNYKLGYTTWAPLPKVFYDDPKAFGQKPVGNGPYKFEKWDHKKLIQVKAWDEYQGPNKAKNKGVQFKAYTTLEAAYKDVVSGNLDMIRQVGPTDLPKYKQDLGDGAIEQPYAAIQTLTPAFYSKTFKDIDPKVLQGLSMAIDRDTITKTVLNNTRTPAKGFTPPGVKGNQNLDTDVFTYNPTKAKQLIKEGGGVPGNKFTVQYNTDGGHKEWVTAVCESIRKATGVDCTGDPKPDFATDLEARDNDQVKGMYRGGWVADYPVNANFMKELYHTTAEANNGRFSNKEIDGLMNKADNAKSLDASVKAFQEVEKKLVEHMPAIPLWYYRINGGHGKNVDNVNVDFHGDLEVWAVTTK; encoded by the coding sequence ATGCGCGGTGCCAAGAGCGCCAAGTGGGTCGCGGGTGCGATAGTCGTCGCCCTGGCTGCCACTGCCTGCGGCGGCGGCGGTGACGACGAGGGGAAGAGCAAGGGTTCCGGCCCTGCGGGATACGTCTCGATCGACGTCGGCGAGCCGCAGAAGCCGCTCATCCCGGCTGACACGAACGAGAGCAACGGCTCGTACGTCATCCAGTCCCTCTTCACCCAGCTGCTGGACTTCGACTCCAAGGGTGACATCGTCTACACGAACGCCGAGTCGGTCACCACCGACGACTCGAAGACGTGGACGGTCAAGCTCAAGAAGGGCTGGAAGTTCCACAACGGCGAAGAAGTCACCTCCAAGTCGTACATCGACGCCTGGAACTGGTACGCCAACATCAAGAACAACCAGCAGAACTCCTTCTGGTTCCAGGACATCAAGGGCTACGACGATGTCCACCCGGAGAAGGGTGACCCGAAGGCCGAGACCATGTCCGGTCTGAAGGCCGTGGACGACCACACCTTCACCATCGAGCTGAAGTACACGATGCCGTACTTCAACTACAAGCTCGGCTACACCACCTGGGCCCCGCTGCCCAAGGTCTTCTACGACGACCCGAAGGCCTTCGGCCAGAAGCCGGTCGGCAACGGTCCCTACAAGTTCGAGAAGTGGGACCACAAGAAGCTCATCCAGGTCAAGGCCTGGGACGAGTACCAGGGCCCGAACAAGGCGAAGAACAAGGGCGTCCAGTTCAAGGCGTACACGACCCTCGAGGCCGCGTACAAGGACGTCGTCTCCGGCAACCTGGACATGATCCGCCAGGTCGGCCCGACGGACCTGCCGAAGTACAAGCAGGACCTGGGCGACGGCGCCATCGAGCAGCCGTACGCGGCCATCCAGACGCTGACCCCGGCGTTCTACTCCAAGACCTTCAAGGACATCGACCCGAAGGTCCTGCAGGGTCTGTCGATGGCGATCGACCGCGACACGATCACCAAGACGGTTCTGAACAACACCCGCACGCCGGCCAAGGGCTTCACGCCGCCCGGTGTCAAGGGCAACCAGAACCTGGACACGGACGTGTTCACGTACAACCCGACGAAGGCCAAGCAGCTCATCAAGGAGGGCGGTGGCGTTCCGGGCAACAAGTTCACCGTCCAGTACAACACCGACGGTGGGCACAAGGAGTGGGTGACCGCGGTCTGCGAGTCCATCCGCAAGGCCACCGGTGTCGACTGCACGGGTGACCCGAAGCCCGACTTCGCCACGGACCTCGAGGCCCGTGACAACGACCAGGTGAAGGGCATGTACCGCGGTGGCTGGGTCGCCGACTACCCGGTCAACGCCAACTTCATGAAGGAGCTGTACCACACCACCGCCGAGGCCAACAACGGTCGCTTCTCCAACAAGGAGATCGACGGGCTGATGAACAAGGCGGACAACGCCAAGTCCCTCGACGCGTCGGTGAAGGCCTTCCAGGAGGTCGAGAAGAAGCTGGTCGAGCACATGCCGGCCATCCCGCTCTGGTACTACCGCATCAACGGCGGCCACGGTAAGAACGTCGACAACGTCAACGTCGACTTCCACGGTGACCTCGAAGTGTGGGCCGTCACCACCAAGTAA
- a CDS encoding ABC transporter permease: MGRYVARRLLQMIPVFIGSTLLIFCMMYALPGDPVRAMMGDQAYDPAVVASIKKELGLDQPLLQQYVNYMTGLFQGDFGTQIASQRPIADIISDAFPVTIRLTIFSFTFVTVVGIGLGIVAGLRPDTLRDRGLLTLTLFLVSMPSFVLGFLLQYLLAFKWSVTTPTVTDSTDFSQLFLPATVLASLSLAYVARLTRTSIAENLRSDYIRTAVAKGLPRRRIVGVHLMRNSLIPVVTFLGIEIGSLMTGAIVTEGIFNVRGIGIEIYEALSRREGATVVGIASLMVVIYLVASLIVDLLYAVLDPRIRYA; encoded by the coding sequence ATGGGGCGCTATGTCGCACGACGACTGCTCCAGATGATCCCGGTGTTCATCGGATCAACCCTGCTCATCTTCTGCATGATGTACGCCCTGCCCGGCGATCCCGTCCGGGCGATGATGGGGGATCAGGCGTACGACCCGGCGGTGGTCGCGAGCATCAAGAAGGAGCTCGGGCTCGACCAGCCGCTCCTTCAGCAGTACGTGAACTACATGACGGGCCTGTTCCAGGGCGACTTCGGTACCCAGATCGCCAGCCAGCGGCCCATCGCGGACATCATCAGCGATGCGTTCCCGGTGACGATCAGACTGACGATCTTCTCGTTCACCTTCGTCACGGTCGTGGGCATCGGCCTCGGCATCGTCGCGGGCCTGCGCCCCGACACGCTGCGGGACCGCGGACTGCTGACCCTGACGCTGTTCCTCGTCTCGATGCCGTCCTTCGTGCTGGGCTTCCTGCTGCAGTACCTGCTCGCCTTCAAGTGGTCGGTCACGACTCCCACGGTGACCGACTCGACGGACTTCTCCCAGCTCTTCCTGCCGGCCACCGTGCTGGCGTCGCTCTCGCTCGCCTACGTCGCCCGGTTGACCCGCACGTCGATCGCGGAGAACCTGCGGTCCGACTACATCCGCACCGCCGTGGCGAAGGGGCTGCCGCGCCGCCGTATCGTCGGCGTCCACCTGATGCGCAACTCGCTGATTCCCGTCGTCACCTTCCTCGGCATCGAGATCGGCAGCCTGATGACCGGCGCCATCGTGACCGAGGGCATCTTCAACGTTCGCGGCATCGGTATCGAGATCTACGAGGCCCTCAGCCGGCGTGAGGGCGCCACCGTCGTGGGGATCGCCTCCCTCATGGTGGTCATCTACCTCGTTGCCAGCTTGATCGTCGACCTGCTTTACGCGGTCCTGGACCCGAGGATCCGGTATGCCTGA